The Flavobacteriales bacterium genome contains the following window.
CGATCGTAATCTAAGCCTCCTGTTGCTGGATCAATGCTTACTTTGGCTACAGGAGAACTTGAAATAATACTATAATCAACATTTTGTTGCGCTTTCAACATCGTAATATCAGCAGGAAAAACAGACAAATCTTCTACATCTTCTGCATAATACCCCGTTTTAGCATCTATACTAATTGATTTTGTAATATAACCTGCTTTAGTATAAGTTACTGTATAGACAAACCCATAATCCAGTTCTAAATCCTGAAACTTACCATTTGAAGATGTGGTTGCTGTTTTAAAAACAGAACCTCCCTTCTTTACGGTCACTTGAACTCCTGCTACTTTTTTGGAAGAAGCATCAACAGCACGCCCTTCCATTATAAAAATAGGATCATCTTGTGCTATAGCGTAATTGAAACTGTTTTCAAATAGAAAAAACATTCCAATTAAAATTAATATTTTATATATTTTATTCACTGTTAACAAACAATTTAACCTACAAATATCGATAATTAATACGAGTTATAAAAATACCTCCTATTAATCATCAAATTATAGTCATTTTTCACCCATTCTAATTCTTTTACACTTCTGAATTAAAAAGGTTCAATCCTTACAAAAAAGTATCCTTTATACTTCAAAAAGAGAAAAAGGTTTTCGTTTTTATTACAACTTTTATTCCATCCAATAAAAAACAAAAAAGATAATCAATACATTTGTATTTAATTTTTGAGATAACATTATAGAAATAAACCAATGAATTTACAACTTTCTGAACAAGAATTAGTACGTAGAGAAAAGCTAGACAAACTAAGAGCTTTAGACATTAATCCGTACCCAGCTGACCTATTTCCTGTAAACCATTTATCGAAAGAGATAAAGGAAAACTATGAAGAGGATAAACAGGTGATTATAGCGGGAAGATTGATGGCTATTAACGTTCAAGGAAAAGCTTCTTTTGCTCAACTACAAGATTCTGCGGGAAGGATTCAAATTTACATCAACCGTGATGTGATATGCGAAGGTGAAGACAAAACGCTTTATAACACCGTATTCAAAAAACTACTTGACTTAGGTGATTTTATTGGAGTTGAGGGTGAATTATTTAAAACGAAAGTAGGAGAAATTAGCGTCCGTGTAAAAAAGTTTACACTGCTCAGCAAATCTCTTAAGCCTCTTCCTCTTCCTAAGACTGACAAGGAAGGAAATGTTTATGACGGTTTCACTGACCCGGAATTAAGATATAGACAACGTTATGCTGATTTAACTGTAAACCCTCATGTTAAAGATGTATTTGTAAAGAGAACTAAACTTTTTACTGCTATGAGAACATTCTTTAACGACGCTGGATATTTTGAGGTTGAAACTCCAATTCTACAGCCTATACCAGGAGGAGCTGCTGCTCGTCCATTTATTACACACCACAATTCATTAGACATTCCTCTTTATATGAGAATTGCCAATGAGCTTTACTTAAAACGCTTAATTGTTGGTGGATTTGATGGTGTTTATGAGTTTTCTAAAAACTTTAGAAATGAGGGAATGGACAGAACCCATAACCCTGAGTTTACTGCGATGGAAATCTATGTCTCTTATAAAGATTACAACTGGATGATGGATTTCACAGAGCGTTTATTGGAACACTGTGCCATTGCAGTAAATGGAACTAGCAAAGCTACTTTTGGAGAACATGAAATTGATTTCAAAGCTCCATACAAGCGCGTTACTAT
Protein-coding sequences here:
- the lysS gene encoding lysine--tRNA ligase, with translation MNLQLSEQELVRREKLDKLRALDINPYPADLFPVNHLSKEIKENYEEDKQVIIAGRLMAINVQGKASFAQLQDSAGRIQIYINRDVICEGEDKTLYNTVFKKLLDLGDFIGVEGELFKTKVGEISVRVKKFTLLSKSLKPLPLPKTDKEGNVYDGFTDPELRYRQRYADLTVNPHVKDVFVKRTKLFTAMRTFFNDAGYFEVETPILQPIPGGAAARPFITHHNSLDIPLYMRIANELYLKRLIVGGFDGVYEFSKNFRNEGMDRTHNPEFTAMEIYVSYKDYNWMMDFTERLLEHCAIAVNGTSKATFGEHEIDFKAPYKRVTMRQAIIDFTGFDIKGKTEEELRAAAQSMDIEVDETMGVGKLIDEIFGEKCEGNYIQPTFITDYPKEMSPLCKEHRDDPSLTERFELMVCGKEIANAYSELNDPIDQRERFEEQLKLSEKGDDEASQFIDNDFLRALEYGMPPTSGLGIGMDRLIMFLTNNPSIQEVLFFPQMRPEVFETKKTLELKENEKVIYDIIANRKSMELSELKDASELSNKQWDKGIKALGKLGVTKVTKTDDSLIVDYIEE